The proteins below come from a single Microtus pennsylvanicus isolate mMicPen1 chromosome 13, mMicPen1.hap1, whole genome shotgun sequence genomic window:
- the Cited4 gene encoding cbp/p300-interacting transactivator 4: MADHLMLAEGYCLLQVSPHAHAPRTLQPYSSPGLDSGLRPRGAPLGPPPPPGTLAYGSFGSPSSFQPFPVAQSPGAGSAHLQPASTPPPGRIPAPPGVTGGPSPLQPAPGGASPLPPPPSLGCMDAELIDEEALKSLELELGLHRVRELPELFLGQSEFDCLSDLGLAPPAGSVSC; encoded by the coding sequence ATGGCCGACCACCTGATGCTCGCCGAGGGCTACTGCTTGCTGCAGGTGTCGCCGCACGCCCACGCGCCCCGGACTCTACAGCCATACTCAAGCCCCGGCCTGGACAGCGGTCTGCGGCCGCGGGGAGCTCCGCTGGGACCGCCGCCGCCACCCGGGACCCTGGCATACGGCTCCTTTGGATCGCCGTCCTCCTTCCAGCCCTTCCCCGTCGCGCAGTCGCCAGGCGCCGGTAGCGCGCACCTGCAGCCCGCCTCCACGCCGCCCCCGGGTCGCATCCCTGCACCCCCGGGAGTCACCGGGggcccctcacccctgcagccgGCGCCCGGAGGCGCGTccccgctgccgccgccgccttcCTTGGGCTGCATGGACGCAGAGCTCATAGACGAGGAGGCGCTGAAGTCGCTGGAGCTCGAGCTCGGGCTGCACCGCGTGCGCGAACTGCCCGAGCTCTTCCTGGGCCAGAGCGAGTTCGACTGCTTGTCGGATCTGGGGTTGGCGCCACCCGCCGGCTCGGTGAGCTGCTGA